One region of Gossypium raimondii isolate GPD5lz chromosome 6, ASM2569854v1, whole genome shotgun sequence genomic DNA includes:
- the LOC105773355 gene encoding RNA polymerase II C-terminal domain phosphatase-like 1, which produces MSMYKSIVYQREEVLGYVEIYPRQQQQLKEEEMKEIRIEYLTQSSERCPPLAVLHTITCNGICFKMEPSKDSSYSASEDMPRLHLLHSECIRNNKTAVMPMRDSELHLVAMYSRNSYRPCFWGFNVGRGLYDSCLVMLNLRCLGIVFDLDETLIVANTMRSFEDRIESLQRKINTEVDPQRVAALMAEVKHYQDDKTILKQYAENDQVVENGKVIKVQSEIVPTYSDSHQPIIRPLIRLQEKNIILTRINPQIRDTSVLVRLRPAWEDLRSYLTARGRKRFEVYVCTMAERDYALEMWRLLDPESNLINSKELLDRIVCVKAGYRKSLFNVFQDGICHPKMALVIDDRLKVWDQKDQPRVHVVPAFSPYHAPQAEANNTIPVLCVARNVACNIRGGFFREYDEVLLQRIPEISYEDDTKDIPSPPDVGNYLVSEDDSSASNGNKDQPLFNGMADAEVERRLKEAISAASTVSSAAINLDPRLAPSLQFTIPTPSSVPLPIVQFSEAAQVITPVAPVVALEQSLQSSPAREEGEVPESELDPDTRRRLLILQHGQDTRDHTPEPAFPPVGPKMQVPIPHAQSCGSWFPAEEEMSQRQLNRAVPKDFPLDPERMNIEKHRHPPFFPKFENSIPSDRILHENRRFQKEALRRDDRLGLNNTSSYHSFSGEEIPLGRSSSFHNALDFESGHTIPIGETPVAVLQDIAMKCGAKVEFRSALVASLDLQFSIEAWFAGEKIGEGIGKTRREAQCQAAEDSIRCLADTYLSHIKPDSGSAQADVSRLSNMNDTTFLGNMNSYGNQPSSKEEFMSFSIASESPRLVDPRLEGSKRSMGSIAVLKELCMMEGLGVAFQAQPPSSFNPLQNDEVYAQVEVDGQVFGKGTGLTWEEAKMQAAEKALGSLRSMLGQFTHNRQSSLSSLQGIQGKRLKPEFPQVPQWMASYGRYPKNAPRVP; this is translated from the exons ATGAGCATGTACAAATCAATTGTGTATCAAAGGGAAGAGGTGTTGGGATATGTGGAGATTTATCCACGACAACAACAGCAGCTTAAGGAAGAAGAAATGAAGGAAATCAGGATAGAATATTTGACGCAAAGCAGTGAGAGATGTCCTCCATTGGCAGTGCTTCATACCATTACTTGTAATGGGATTTGCTTCAAAATGGAACCATCAAAGGACAGCAGCTACTCTGCTTCTGAAGATATGCCTCGGCTTCATCTTTTGCACTCTGAATGTATCAGAAACAACAAG ACTGCAGTAATGCCTATGAGGGATTCTGAGCTCCATTTGGTTGCAATGTATTCTAGGAATAGCTACAGACCCTGTTTCTGGGGATTCAATGTAGGAAGGGGACTCTATGATTCTTGTCTTGTCATGCTGAACCTAAGATGTCTAGGAATTGTCTTTGATCTGGATGAAACTCTCATTGTTGCGAATACAATGCGCTCCTTTGAGGACAGAATAGAGTCTTTACAACGAAAGATAAACACTGAGGTTGATCCACAACGCGTTGCGGCTCTGATGGCAGAGGTTAAGCATTATCAAGATGATAAGACCATATTAAAGCAGTATGCAGAGAATGATCAGGTTGTTGAAAATGGGAAGGTGATAAAGGTTCAGTCAGAGATTGTTCCAACCTATTCTGATAGTCATCAACCTATTATTCGACCGCTCATTCGGTTACAAGAGAAAAACATTATTCTGACTCGCATCAATCCACAG ATTCGTGATACTAGTGTTCTTGTGAGATTGAGACCTGCATGGGAGGATCTCCGAAGCTACTTGACTGCAAGAGGACGAAAACGGTTTGAGGTTTATGTTTGTACAATGGCTGAAAGGGATTATGCTTTGGAAATGTGGAGGCTTCTTGATCCCGAGTCAAATCtgataaattcaaaagaatTGTTGGATCGTATTGTTTGTGTTAAGGCTG gTTATAGGAAATCATTATTCAATGTCTTTCAAGATGGAATATGCCATCCAAAAATGGCATTGGTTATTGATGATCGCTTAAAAGTTTGGGATCAGAAAGATCAACCTCGTGTGCATGTTGTTCCTGCATTTTCCCCTTACCATGCCCCTCAAGCTGAA GCAAATAATACTATTCCAGTTCTATGTGTTGCAAGAAATGTTGCTTGCAATATTAGAGGCGGGTTTTTCAG AGAATATGATGAAGTCCTTTTACAAAGAATACCTGAAATTTCATATGAAGATGATACAAAAGATATTCCGTCACCTCCAGATGTGGGCAACTATTTGGTCTCTGAG GATGACAGTTCTGCTTCAAATGGAAACAAAGATCAACCTCTGTTTAATGGTATGGCAGATGCTGAGGTTGAAAGAAGACTAAAG GAGGCAATTTCAGCTGCATCAACAGTCTCTTCAGCAGCTATTAACCTAGATCCAAGGCTTGCTCCTTCGCTACAATTCACCATACCAACTCCTAGTTCAGTTCCATTGCCAATAGTTCAGTTTTCTGAGGCAGCTCAAGTGATTACACCAGTGGCTCCTGTTGTGGCCCTTGAACAAAGCTTGCAAAGTTCCCCAGCAAGAGAAGAAGGTGAGGTTCCAGAATCAGAATTAGATCCTGATACAAGGAGGAGGCTTCTGATACTGCAGCATGGGCAAGATACCAGAGATCACACACCAGAACCTGCATTTCCACCTGTAGGACCTAAAATGCAAGTTCCAATCCCTCATGCTCAATCCTGTGGAAGTTGGTTTCCTGCAGAGGAGGAGATGAGCCAACGACAACTGAACCGAGCAGTTCCCAAAGATTTTCCTTTGGATCCTGAGCGAATGAATATTGAGAAACATCGACATCCGCCCTTTTTCCCCAAGTTTGAGAATTCTATTCCATCTGATAGAATTCTTCATGAAAACCGAAGATTTCAAAAAGAG GCACTTCGAAGAGATGACCGATTGGGGTTAAACAATACATCTAGTTATCATTCTTTTTCAG GTGAGGAGATACCACTTGGTAGATCATCTTCTTTCCACAACGCTCTTGATTTTGAATCAGGACATACTATTCCAATTGGAGAAACCCCAGTTGCAGTTTTACAAGATATTGCAATGAAGTGTGGAGCCAAG GTGGAATTCAGATCAGCTTTGGTTGCTAGCCTTGACCTGCAATTCTCCATTGAG GCTTGGTTTGCCGGGGAGAAAATCGGTGAAGGGATTGGTAAAACAAGAAGAGAAGCCCAGTGTCAGGCTGCTGAGGATTCTATAAGATGTTTAGCTG ATACATATTTGTCCCATATTAAGCCTGATTCTGGTTCTGCACAAGCTGATGTAAGTAGGCTGTCCAACATGAATGACACTACCTTTCTTGGTAATATGAATTCATATGGGAACCAACCATCATCTAAAGAGGAATTTATGTCGTTTTCAATTGCATCAGAATCACCTAGGCTTGTTGACCCGAGGCTCGAAGGCTCCAAGAGATCTATGGGTTCAATCGCTGTGCTTAAAGAATTA TGCATGATGGAGGGTCTCGGGGTAGCTTTTCAAGCACAGCCTCCGTCTTCATTTAATCCATTGCAGAATGATGAAGTATATGCACAG GTTGAAGTAGATGGGCAGGTTTTCGGCAAAGGAACTGGGTTGACATGGGAAGAGGCTAAAATGCAG GCTGCTGAAAAGGCCCTTGGAAGTTTAAGATCAATGCTTGGTCAATTTACGCATAATCGTCAGAGTTCTCTGAG TTCCTTGCAAGGTATACAAGGTAAACGTCTAAAGCCAGAGTTTCCACAAGTTCCACAGTGGATGGCTTCTTACGGTAGATATCCCAAGAATGCTCCTCGGGTTCCCTGA
- the LOC105772809 gene encoding clathrin light chain 2, with product MASFDAYGMEGEEIHAAPNNHPFAVGDESYSNYGSYSNFTDDQLFTGDGGDVAVDDVTTSADIFGFGSSDPTPAYLQSPFATAIPVENGNGTNGFYLGNDGVFASDGPVLPPPTEMEPEEGFVLREWRRQNAILLEEKEKKEKELRSQIVEEAEVFKRAFYEKREKTIETNKTNYREREKLYVANQEKFHKTADKQYWTAIAELIPREVPNIEKKRGKKDKENKPSITVIQGPKPGKPTDLSRMRHILVKLKHTPPPHMLPPPPAKEGKEGKDGKNDPKNGKEAASNGTASAEKMATEKDATANGSAPEHDATTATKDQSGAEAEPEAKSTA from the exons ATGGCGTCCTTTGATGCGTACGGAATGGAAGGGGAAGAGATTCACGCTGCTCCTAATAACCATCCTTTCGCCGTCGGCGATGAGAGCTACTCGAATTACGGCTCTTACTCCAACTTCACCGATGACCAGCTGTTTACCGGGGACGGGGGCGATGTGGCGGTAGATGACGTCACTACCTCTGCTGATATCTTCGGATTCGGATCCTCTGATCCAACTCCTGCCTACTTGCAATCTCCATTCGCTACTGCGATTCCTGTTGAGAACGGAAATGGAACCAATGGATTTTATCTTGGAAACGATGGCGTTTTCGCTTCTGATGGACCGGTGCTTCCTCCTCCTACTGAGATGGAGCCTGAGGAAGGCTTCGTTCTTCGCGAGTGGCGGCG TCAAAATGCGATTCTGCTCGAGGAAAAGGAGAAGAAGGAGAAAGAGTTGAGGAGCCAGATAGTCGAAGAAGCCGAAGTGTTTAAGCGAGCTTTCTatgagaaaagggaaaaaacaaTTGAGACCAACAAAACTAATTACAGAGAAAGAGAAAAG CTGTACGTGGCTAACCAAGAGAAGTTCCATAAGACTGCGGACAAACAATACTGGACAGCAATAGCAGAACTCATTCCTCGCGAGGTCCCTAATATCGAAAAGAAAAGAGGGAAGAAAGACAAAGAGAATAAGCCCTCAATAACTGTCATCCAAGGACCAAAACCCGGAAAACCGACTGATCTTTCAAGAATGCGGCACATTCTCGTGAAGCTGAAGCATACTCCCCCGCCTCACATGCTTCCACCTCCTCCAGCAAAGGAAGGTAAAGAAGGAAAGGATGGCAAAAACGACCCTAAAAACGGAAAAGAAGCTGCTTCAAATGGAACTGCATCTGCCGAGAAAATGGCGACTGAAAAAGATGCCACGGCAAACGGTTCTGCCCCCGAACACGATGCTACTACGGCTACTAAGGACCAATCTGGTGCCGAAGCAGAACCAGAAGCAAAATCGACAGCGTAA
- the LOC105772811 gene encoding DNA-directed RNA polymerase II subunit RPB2 yields MEDDSEYDPQLMEDEDDEEITQEDAWAVISAYFEEKGLVRQQLDSFDEFIQNTMQEIVDESADIEIRPESQHNPGHQSDFAETIYKISFGQIYLSKPMMTESDGETATLFPKAARLRNLTYSAPLYVDVTKRVIKKGHDGEEVTETQDFTKVFIGKVPIMLRSSYCTLYQNSEKDLTELGECPYDQGGYFIINGSEKVLIAQEKMSTNHVYVFKKRQPNKYAYVAEVRSMAESQNRPPSTMFVRMLSRTSAKGGSSGQYIRATLPYIRTEIPIIIVFRALGFVADKDILEHICYDFSDTQMMELLRPSLEEAFVIQNQQVALDYIGKRGATVGVTREKRIKYAKEILQKEMLPHVGVGEFCETKKAYYFGYIIHRLLLCALGRRAEDDRDHYGNKRLDLAGPLLGGLFRMLFRKLTRDVRSYVQKCVDNGKDVNLQFAIKAKTITSGLKYSLATGNWGQANAAGTRAGVSQVLNRLTYASTLSHLRRLNSPIGREGKLAKPRQLHNSQWGMMCPAETPEGQACGLVKNLALMVYITVGSAAYPILEFLEEWGTENFEEISPAVIPQATKIFVNGCWVGVHRNPDMLVTTLRRLRRRVDVNTEVGVVRDIRLKELRIYTDYGRCSRPLFIVEKQRLLIKKKDIHALQQRETPEDGGWHDLVAKGFIEYIDTEEEETTMISMTINDLVQARINPEEAYSETYTHCEIHPSLILGVCASIIPFPDHNQSPRNTYQSAMGKQAMGIYVTNYQFRMDTLAYVLYYPQKPLVTTRAMEHLHFRQLPAGINAIVAIACYSGYNQEDSVIMNQSSIDRGFFRSLFFRSYRDEEKKMGTLVKEDFGRPDRATTMGMRHGSYDKLDDDGLAPPGTRVSGEDVIIGKTTPISQEEAQGQASRYSKRDHSISLRHSETGIVDQVLLTTNADGLRFVKVRVRSVRIPQIGDKFSSRHGQKGTVGMTYTQEDMPWTVEGITPDIIVNPHAIPSRMTIGQLIECIMGKVAAHMGKEGDATPFTDVTVDNISRALHKCGYQMRGFETMYNGHTGRRLTAMIFLGPTYYQRLKHMVDDKIHSRGRGPVQILTRQPAEGRSRDGGLRFGEMERDCMIAHGAAHFLKERLFDQSDAYRVHVCERCGLIAIANLKKNSFECRGCKNKTDIVQVHIPYACKLLFQELMAMAIAPRMLTKEPPKDQKKKGA; encoded by the exons ATGGAGGACGACAGTGAGTACGATCCACAGCTAATGGAAGATGAAGACGACGAGGAGATCACGCAGGAAGATGCGTGGGCGGTTATCTCTGCTTACTTCGAAGAGAAAGGTTTGGTGCGTCAACAGCTCGACTCGTTCGATGAGTTTATCCAAAACACGATGCAGGAAATTGTGGATGAATCAGCTGATATTGAGATCAGGCCCGAGTCACAGCATAATCCTGGTCATCAGTCTGACTTCGCTGag ACTATCTATAAGATTAGCTTTGGTCAGATCTATCTAAGTAAGCCTATGATGACTGAGTCGGATGGTGAAACTGCTACTTTATTTCCAAAAGCTGCAAGGTTGCGGAATCTCACTTACTCTGCTCCATTGTATGTCGATGTAACTAAAAGAGTTATTAAAAAAGGGCATGATGGTGAAGAAGTCACTGAGACTCAAGATTTTACCAAAGTGTTCATCGGAAAG GTTCCTATAATGCTTCGTTCGAGTTATTGCACACTATATCAAAATTCAGAGAAGGATCTGACTGAGCTTGGGGAGTGTCCATATGATCAAGGTGGGTATTTCATTATCAATGGGAGTGAAAAAGTTCTAATTGCCCaagagaagatgagcacaaatCATGTCTATGTATTCAAAAAGAGGCAACCAAACAAATACGCCTATGTAGCAGAAGTTCGATCCATGGCAGAGTCCCAAAATAGGCCACCAAGTACCATGTTTGTGCGGATGCTTTCGCGGACGAGTGCCAAAGGG GGCTCTTCAGGCCAGTACATTCGTGCTACTCTTCCATATATTCGTACTGAAATTCCTATCATAATTGTGTTCCGGGCTTTGGGATTTGTTGCTGACAAGGATATATTAGAGCATATATGCTATGACTTCTCTGATACCCAGATGATGGAGCTGCTTCGGCCTTCCTTAGAAGAAGCATTTGTGATTCAAAACCAGCAG GTTGCACTAGATTATATCGGTAAAAGAGGAGCAACTGTTGGTGTTACCAGAGAAAAGAGGATTAA GTACGCAAAAGAGATCCTTCAAAAGGAAATGCTTCCTCACGTTGGTGTTGGAGAGTTTTGCGAGACAAAGAAAGCTTATTATTTTGG GTATATCATTCACCGGCTGCTTCTTTGTGCACTTGGCCGAAGGGCAGAAGATGATAGAGATCATTATGGCAACAAGAGGCTGGACCTTGCTGGTCCTTTACTTGGAGGCCTCTTTAGGATG CTTTTTCGGAAGTTAACTAGGGATGTGAGATCTTATGTGCAGAAG TGTGTGGATAACGGAAAGGATGTAAACCTGCAATTTGCTATCAAAGCAAAAACTATTACAAGTGGTCTTAAATACTCACTCGCTACTGGAAATTGGGGGCAAGCAAATGCAGCTGGTACAAGAGCTGGAGTGTCACAG GTGTTAAATCGTTTGACATATGCCTCCACGTTGTCGCACTTGCGAAGGCTCAATTCTCCTATAGGACGTGAAG GGAAATTGGCTAAGCCACGTCAGTTGCATAACTCACAGTGGGGAATGATGTGTCCAGCTGAAACACCAGAAGGACAG GCCTGTGGACTTGTAAAGAATCTTGCCTTGATGGTGTACATAACTGTTGGATCAGCTGCATATCCTATTCTTGAATTTTTGGAAGAATGGGGTACAGAGAATTTTGAG GAAATTTCACCTGCAGTTATTCCTCAAGCTACGAAAATTTTTGTCAATGGTTGTTGGGTTGGTGTGCATCGGAATCCTGATATGCTTGTAACCACATTGAGACGGCTGAGAAGACGG GTTGATGTCAACACTGAAGTTGGTGTTGTTCGAGATATTCGTTTGAAAGAACTTAGAATATATACTGACTATGGCCGTTGCAGTCGGCCATTGTTCATTGTGGAGAAGCAAAGGCTtctaataaaaaagaaagacatCCATGCATTGCAACAAAGG GAGACCCCAGAAGACGGTGGCTGGCATGATCTTGTAGCCAAGGgatttattgaatatattgaCACAGAAGAAGAGGAGACAACTATGATTTCCATGACCATCAAT GATCTTGTCCAAGCAAGAATCAACCCAGAGGAAGCTTATTCTGAAACTTACACCCACTGTGAAATCCACCCTTCACTGATTTTGGGTGTTTGTGCTTCAATTATACCATTCCCTGATCATAATCAG TCCCCACGTAATACCTATCAATCTGCTATGGGTAAGCAAGCAATGGGTATATATGTCACCAACTACCAATTTCGAATG GATACATTGGCCTACGTTCTCTACTATCCCCAAAAGCCACTTGTTACTACACGAGCTATGGAACATCTCCATTTTCGGCAGCTTCCTGCTGGCATT aaTGCTATTGTGGCCATTGCCTGCTATTCTGGATATAACCAAGAAGATTCCGTTATCATGAATCAATCATCAATAGACCGTGGATTCTTCCGATCACTTTTCTTCCGTTCTTACCG GGATGAGGAGAAAAAAATGGGGACCCTCGTCAAAGAAGATTTCGGCCGACCAGATAGGGCTACCACCATG GGAATGAGGCATGGCTCTTACGATAAATTGGATGATGATGGTCTTGCACCTCCT GGAACAAGAGTTTCGGGTGAGGATGTAATTATTGGGAAGACCACACCTATTTCACAGGAGGAAGCTCAGGGTCAAGCATCACGCTATTCAAAACGTGATCATAGCATAAGCTTACGACACAGTGAGACAGGCATTGTGGACCAG GTTCTATTGACAACTAATGCTGATGGATTGAGATTTGTGAAAGTAAGAGTAAGATCCGTTCGGATTCCTCAGATTGGAGATAAGTTCAGTAGTCGGCATGGTCAAAAGGGAACGGTTGGCATGACTTACACCCAGGAAGACATGCCTTGGACTGTGGAAGGCATCACACCTGATATCATTGTGAATCCACATGCTATTCCTTCCCGTATGACAATCGGTCAGCTTATTGAGTGTATTATGGGAAAAGTTGCCGCTCACATGGGCAAGGAAGGTGATGCAACTCCATTTACAGATGTCACT GTGGACAATATCAGTAGAGCACTTCATAAATGTGGGTATCAAATGCGTGGTTTCGAGACCATGTATAATGGGCACACAGGCAGGCGGCTTACTGCTATGATATTCTTGGGACCCACATATTACCAACGACTAAAGCATATGGTCGACGATAAGATCCATTCACGTGGTCGGGGTCCTGTTCAAATTCTAACGAGGCAACCTGCAGAGGGACGTTCTCGTGATGGTGGTCTTCGTTTTGGAGAGATGGAACGAGATTGCATGATTGCACATGGTGCTGCCCATTTCCTCAAGGAAAGATTATTTGACCAAAGTGATGCGTACAGAGTCCACGTTTGTGAACGATGTGGATTGATTGCTATCGCGAATCTAAAAAAGAACTCGTTTGAATGCAGAGGATGCAAGAATAAAACTGATATAGTTCAG GTTCATATTCCTTACGCTTGTAAACTGCTGTTCCAAGAGCTTATGGCAATGGCAATCGCTCCAAGAATGCTTACGAAGGAACCGCCCAAAGACCAAAAGAAGAAAGGAGCGTGA
- the LOC105773414 gene encoding vesicle-fusing ATPase isoform X2, translated as MAGWFGSQSYTVATMTVTSTPSPDLAFTNLAYCSPSDLQSFAVPGSRLFLVNVGDAFVLSISPHESIRSKYIALNAIHRRLAKVSNGDTVSVSRFVPPENFNLALLRVELEFVKKGTKNEQVDAVHLANQLRKRFVNQVMTAGQKVTFEYHGNNYIFTINQAQLEGQETSIVPERGMISNDTYFIFEAQNSSGIKIVNQREAASSSIFRQKEFNLQSLGIGGLSAEFADIFRRAFASRVFPPHVTNKLGIKHVKGMLLYGPPGTGKTLMARQIGKMLNGKEPKIINGPEVLSKFVGETEKNVRDLFADAENDQRTRGDESDLHVIIFDEIDAICKSRGSTRDGTGVHDSIVNQLLTKIDGVESLNNVLLIGMTNRKDLLDEALLRPGRLEVQVEISLPDENGRLQILQIHTNKMKENSFLAPDVNLQELAARTKNYSGAELEGVVKSAVSFALNRQVSMDDLTKPVDEENIKVTMDDFLSALLEIVPAFGASTDDLERCRLNGMVYCGDRHKHIYQRAMLLVEQVKVSKGSPLVTCLLEGSSGSGKTALAATVGIDSDFPYVKIVSAESMIGLHESTKCAQIVKVFEDAYKSPLSIIILDDIERLLEYVAIGPRFSNLISQTLLVLLKRLPPKGKKLLVIGTTSEVGFLDSVGICDAFSVTYHLPSLKTDDAKKVLEQLNVFAEEDISEAAEALSDMPIKKLYMLIEMAAQGEQGGAAEAIFSGREKIKLAHFYDCLQDVIRY; from the exons ATGGCGGGCTGGTTCGGATCGCAATCATATACGGTTGCCACCATGACTGTCACCAGTACACCGTCTCCAGATCTCGCTTTTACTAATCTTGCTTACTGCTCACCGTCCGATCTTCAGAGCTTCGCCGTCCCTGGCTCCAGACTCTTCCTTGTTAATGTTGGCGATGCCTTTGTTCTTTCCATCTC TCCTCATGAAAGCATTCGCAGTAAATATATTGCCCTTAATGCTATTCATCGTCGGCTTGCGAAGGTTTCTAATGGTGACACTGTATCAGTGAGCAG ATTTGTTCCACCTGAAAATTTCAACCTTGCACTGCTTAGGGTTGAGTTGGAATTTGTGAAGAAGGGTACTAAAAATGAACAG GTTGATGCTGTTCATCTGGCTAACCAGCTTAGAAAGAGGTTTGTGAATCAG GTTATGACAGCTGGGCAAAAAGTTACATTTGAGTATCATGGTAATAACTATATTTTCACAATCAACCAAGCTCAACTAGAGGGGCAAGAAACTTCTATTGTTCCTGAAAGGGGGATGATTTCCAATGATACCTACTTTATCTTCGAAGCACAAAATTCAAGTGGAATAAAG ATCGTCAATCAACGTGAAGCTGCCAGTAGTAGCATCTTTAGGCAGAAAGAGTTTAATCTACAATCATTGGGTATTGGTGGCTTAAGTGCAGAGTTTGCTGATATATTTCGGAGAGCTTTTGCATCCCGTGTTTTTCCTCCTCATGTGACTAACAa GTTGGGGATTAAACATGTAAAAGGCATGCTGCTTTATGGACCTCCTGGTACTGGCAAAACTCTCATGGCTCGTCAAATTGGAAAGATGTTGAACGGAAAGGAACCAAAG ATCATTAACGGTCCTGAAGTCCTGAGCAAGTTTGTTGGTGAAACTGAGAAGAATGTTAGGGACCTATTTGCAGATGCTGAGAATGATCAAAGGACTCGTG GTGACGAAAGTGATTTGCATGTcataatttttgatgaaattgatgctATATGTAAG TCAAGAGGCTCAACTAGAGATGGTACCGGAGTTCATGACAGCATTGTGAACCAGCTGCTTACCAAG ATAGATGGAGTGGAGTCTCTAAATAATGTTTTGCTTATTGGAATGACCAACAGAAAGGATCTGCTTGATGAAGCCCTTTTGAG GCCAGGACGTTTGGAGGTTCAAGTTGAGATAAGTCTTCCTGACGAAAATGGTCGTTTGCAGATTCTTCAGATCCACACAAACAAGATGAAAGAGAATTCTTTTCTTGCTCCTGATGTCAACCTTCAAGAGCTTG CTGCTCGTACAAAGAATTACAGTGGAGCCGAGCTTGAAGGTGTGGTGAAAAGTGCAGTGTCTTTTGCTTTGAATAGACAGGTAAGTATGGATGATCTAACAAAGCCAGTGGATGAAGAGAACATTAAAGTTACAATGGATGATTTTCTCAGTGCACTCCTAGAAATCGTTCCTGCATTTGGAGCCTCCACTGATGACCTTGAGCGATGCAG gcttaatgGCATGGTGTATTGTGGTGATCGACACAAGCATATTTATCAGAGAGCCATGCTACTGGTAGAGCAGGTCAAAGTAAGCAAAGGAAGTCCTCTTGTTACTTGTCTTTTAGAAGGGTCAAGTGGAAG TGGCAAAACAGCATTGGCAGCTACTGTTGGCATTGACAGTGATTTCCCATATGTCAAGATA GTCTCAGCTGAATCAATGATTGGTCTTCATGAGAGTACAAAATGCGCACAGATTGTCAAG GTATTTGAGGATGCATACAAGTCACCCTTGAGCATCATTATCCTTGATGACATAGAAAG GCTACTGGAGTATGTTGCTATTGGGCCccgtttttcaaatttaatttctcaGACATTGTTGGTCCTTCTCAAACGTCTTCCACCTAAG GGGAAAAAACTTCTGGTGATAGGTACAACTAGTGAGGTGGGTTTCTTAGATTCAGTTGGCATTTGTGATGCTTTTTCTGTTACCTACCATCTTCCTTCATTGAAGACAGATGATGCAAAGAAG GTGTTGGAACAACTGAATGTATTTGCTGAAGAAGATATCAGTGAAGCTGCTGAAGCGCTGAGTGAT ATGCCTATAAAAAAGCTTTATATGTTGATTGAGATGGCAGCTCAAGGAGAACAAGGTGGAGCAGCGGAGGCAATCTTCTCTGGCCGAGAGAAGATTAAGCTTGCGCACTTTTACGACTGCCTCCAGGATGTCATCCGGTATTAG